The Narcine bancroftii isolate sNarBan1 chromosome 6, sNarBan1.hap1, whole genome shotgun sequence genome window below encodes:
- the smim8 gene encoding small integral membrane protein 8 isoform X4 yields the protein MSSSPDPSDSRTEPPKSTGYKSPGLRGIRTTSLFRAVNPELFIKPNKPVMAFGLLTITVCVSYIAYMNATAENKDLYEAIDSEGTRYTRRKTSKWE from the exons ATGTCATCTTCACCTGACCCGAGTGATTCAAGAACAGAACCTCCAAAGAGTACTGGATATAAAAGTCCAGGACTGAGGGGTATCCGAACCACCAGCCTTTTCCGAGCGGTTAATCCAGAGCTCTTCATTAAACCT AATAAACCTGTGATGGCTTTTGGACTACTGACCATAACAGTTTGTGTGAGTTACATTGCCTATATGAATGCCACGGCTGAAAACAAAGATTTGTATGAAGCGATTGATAGTGAAGGAACCAGATACACCAGGCGAAAGACATCGAAGTGGGAATGA